The following nucleotide sequence is from Lonchura striata isolate bLonStr1 chromosome 17, bLonStr1.mat, whole genome shotgun sequence.
gcctgggctgcctgcaggcagggaggtgCAGGCAGCCATCCCCACATGAAGGCACTGCccgagggcagggagagggtcCCAGTTCCATGTAGGTGACTTCCAGCCATCATTGTTCCATGGTAACCAtcctgctgggcctgggggGCTGCATGATGTCCCCTCAGCAGTCATGGACTGCAAAACCAGTTCCCTCAGATTCCTTGTGCCAAGGAAGGGCTCATTTGCATCCCAGAGTATCAAAACCTGGTGTGAAAAGCAGTCACAGGTTAGGACAGATAGAGCACCCAGACAAGGAAGGGGGCAGGGAGCATCACCCATGTGCCAGGGGCAACTGGCAGGACCTGCTTACTCATGGTGCTGGATCCCAAGCAGTCCCATGCATGGAAGCTGCACTTGGCTGAGGAGTAGCACCATGGCAGTAGAGCTGTTAGAACCCCTCGTGCTGTGCCCACTGCCATGCCAGGACCAAGCCATGGGGTCTATCCACAGCCCCCACTCCAGGGAGAAGAGGAGTAAGTGGGGCTGGAAGGAAACCCAGAGAGGGAGTGGCAGCCAGTTCCAGCAAGGATGGGGTGGTGCAACATGGGGGACAGCAGTGCCTGACCCCATCTGgccttcccagccccacaggtcaCCATGACCCCAAAGCAGGGCTTGGGCAGAGATAAGCGGGATGGCTGGCAGGGCGCCGGTGGGTTCTGGGAActgcccctcctcctgcccctcctgcccacagcacaaCCAGCTGCCACAGCAGGCAGCTCAACTTCAGCTGCCCTGGCACTTCAGGCACTCCAGATTTTAAACaagccccagctcagctccagacATGCACAGCATCCCCAGCAGCACCATGAGCCCAGGAgttttcctcctcctgggcCTCCTCATCCTCAGGGCAGAGCCGAGTGTAACACCAGACAAGGGTGGTGAGTACCAGGAGTCAaacccagcagctgccaggcacaggcagcctgggagcagctccttgCATCCCAGCCCCCgtgtccctgccgtgtcccCTCTGGCCCTGCCCAGCGTATGCTGACAGGAACCATGtcccagctggctgcagcacctctactgcagccctgctgcctggcagACCCTGCCCCCACCCAGGGGGCAGGGGCATGTGTGCATGGCCTCAGCCCCGTGGGCACCCCCTGCACCCCACAGCAacttcagctcccagctccctcctgcagcagggtCTCTGCTGCATCCTGGGCACAGAcccctgctgccatcccccTGCCGGGGGACAATGTTTGGGGCGGTGGTGCCCAGCTGCGGCGTGGTTCTGCCCACACCGAGACCACAGCCGGTGCCTCTTTGTTTGAGCCAAGCAGCTGCTGTTTGCAGTGAAACTCCGGCAGCGTCTGTTTGCAGCCCAAACacccggccccgccgcagccccagctggcagcaggagccggGCACAGGCGCCAGCTGGAGCTCACCTGTACCATCGGCAGGGCTGTCCCAAGTTTCCCAACATGGCCAAGAGGAGCACAGGGTgccaagaggaggaggaggagaaggaagaagaggagatgGCAGCAGTGAGGAGTGTGCTGCTTGCAGTGAGgatgcctgcagcagcaggatgctcAGGAATAGATCCTGACCTCCAGCTGGTGCTGGCTGCACCCTGACAGGGCCAGTGACACTCCTTGTGGCACTTGTGAGGGCACACACGGGCCATACCACCCCGCACCATGACATGTCATGCTACACTGTGCCACActgtgctgtgccatgcagATCTCGGGGTGGGGGTCCAGTAGCCCCGGGCCATGATGCAGAGAAGTCTCCAACCCTTGGactgcagcccctgctcctgttccCTGCAGAGAGACCCACATCCTGCTTCCCCAAGGATGGAGGATGAGGGGCTCTGGCACTGTCCTGACATTGCCATCCCAACGCAGGGGACTCCCAGAAACCGGGGCAGTGTCCACGGGACTTCATGCGCTGCTTGCGCCTGGAGTCCCCGCTCTGTGCCAATGACTCCAGCTGCCCCGCTGCGCTCAAGTGCTGCCACTGGGAGTGCCGGCTCCGCTGCATCCCCCCGGCAGAAGGTACGGCACCGTGCTACAGCCGCTGGCACACCTCTATCCCGGGGCAGCTGGCACTCCtctccctgtcccattccctgtccaACCCCCATTGCTATGGAGCAGCCCCCCGTGCGCTGCTAGCAGCCTCCTGACCGCCGCTGGGATGTGTGGCTGGGACGGGACACAGGAGCGGGTGCACCAGGGCGAGGCAGAGGGGTCTGGCGGGGCAGGTTTCCTGGTGCTGCCCGAGGACCCTGCAGCGCAGCCTCACCTCTCGGCCCCTCGGCGCTGCAGAGAAGCCCGGtgcctgcccggcagcagccccCGAGGGGCTCATTGccccctgctccttcccctgcctggaGGACAAGGACTGCCTGGGAGCGCAGAAGTGCTGCCCGCTGGGCTGCGGCTCTGCCTGCCTGGAGCCGGCGCAGGGTAAGGACTCGGCGGGGACGGCCGGGAGCCCTGGCTCTCCCCAGGGACCCTGCGTGCCACAGCTGGCTCCCTGACGCCCTGGCCCCTGAGGCAGCATACGGTGCTTTCCCTGCACCGGCAGCTCCTGACAGCTGCCGGGAAAACCCAACGGCGGGACCGCCGCAGGCACCGGGAATGTGCGGGTCATGGCAGGAACCAGGGACTCCCCGGGCAGGCAGGGCGCCAGTGGGGGATGCTGAATCGTCACACCCCTTCTGCCCTGTCAGACCAGCCCAAGCCCAGCGAGGGCCCCACGGTGCAGCCAGCATCACTCCGGGAGCGGTGCCGAGGCGACAGCGACTGCCCCGACGcgcagaaatgctgcaacagcAGCTGCGGCCACCACTGCCTGCCGGGAGTGCCGGCCGGtgaggcaggagggacagggagggacaggatgggcagggagggctggggacatggctCAGAGACCGGGAATGACGCCGTGGGGCAGCAGCCGCCgtggcacagagctgtggcacaAACGGGACACCTCACCCCATGCTTACCAGGGTGGGTTCTGCCAGGTCTGGGGTGGGGAGACACTGCACAGCCCCCAGGTGGGCACtggagtggggagggaaggggacaGTGCAACCAACCTCGGGTGAGGCCACCGCCATGGTCTTGTCCTGCTCCACGGTGCAGAGGacaccagccctgctccagtCACTCAAAGGCCACTGCAGCACCTGTGGGGATGCCTCAAGGACGAGGACTGTCCCCCGGCCCACGTCTGCTGTCACCAGCTGTGCACCAGGCACTGTGTGGCCGCAAGCCAAGGTGAGGGGGCTGGGAGCCGCCCCAAAGGTTCGACAGCCCCACATGCCCTGGTCCCCACGGCTGTGGCTCCAAGCAGCGGCACTGCAGCCACCCCACTCCGTGCCTGCAGGGAAGGATGGATTCTGCCCAGTCCATGCCGGGCTGTTCCCCAGTTATGACTGCAGAGCCTGGTGCTGGCACGATGGCGAGTGTCCCCGCGAGGAGAAGTGCTGCCTCCGAGGCTGTGACTATGTCTGCCTGCCCCCGTCCCGAGGTGCCAGATACGGGCAGGGGTGTCCCCCATCTCAGGGGCTGTGACACTGGGTGGGGAAGGCCCGCTGTTGCTGCTTGCAgtcccagccccgctgcctCTTGCCCCCAGAGAAGCCAGGCATCTGCCCTCTGGCTGAGGAGGCTCCTCTGGCCCCGTGTGGCACCACCTGCACCAAGGACTGGCAGTGCCCGGGGGCTGagaaatgctgcagcagcagcagatgtggCTACGTGTGCTCAGCCCCCGAACCAGGTGAGGAGACGATCGCTGAAACAGTGATTCCACCGGGagtgctgccagagctcctggGTGCAGGATGTGGGACTGAGctgccacagggcaggcacTCAGATCCGCGGGTCAGGTCACCCCGAGGCTGCACCAAAGGAGGTGCCTGCAATACAGGGTGGTCCCTCCTCCTGCTATTTCTTCCTGTCCCTGTCAGAAAAACCCGGTGTGTGCCCAAAAGTGAGGCCACAACACGCATCAGAGCCGTGCATGGAGATGGACTCGTGCACCCACGACAGGGACTGCTCCCGGCAGGAGAAGTGCTGCTTCTCTGGCTGCGCCATGCGCTGCACCCGCCCTGCCCAAGGTGAGCGTGGCAGCCTGGCCACCAGCACAGGGAAGCGATGTGAGAGCGGGGCTGGGACCTCTGCCCTCACCCGAGTCCCCTCCTCTGGCAGAGCACCCTGGAGAGTGTCCCCGGGCAGGGCCATGCTGGGACCTGCGGCGCCAGCGTGGCAGCCAGTGCCTGGATGACAGTGTCTGCCGGCGAGAGGAGAAGTGCTGTGACACCGGCTGTGGCCGGGAGTGCGTGGCCGTGCCCAGAGGTAGAAGGCACAGCCTGGTCTGGAGGAGctggccccagcacccccaaggaCAACCAGGTGACAGAAAGTTGGTGCCTCTGCAGACAGCGGGGACAAAGCTGATGGCCGGTGTGTGGAGGAGTGCCAGGCTGATTCACAGTGTCCCTGGGGGCAGCGGTGCACCAGCATCGGCTGTGGCCATGTCTGCATGGAGATCCCTGGAGGTGAGAGCCAGCCAGGCCCTCTGGGAGACATGTGTAGCTGCCCTGGAGTGCCCCGTGGTGAGGTGCCCCAGGCCAGATGTGTCCCAGCTGGGTGATTACCTTACAGGCAGAGTGGGagtgtgccccatccccagggaggGGGGCACATGCTTGGATCTGTGCGACTTCGACGAGCAGTGTCCCTGGGGCCACAAGTGCTGCAGCAACGGCTGTGGCCACATCTGCACGCCAGCCTCTCTGCAAGGTCAGCCCCTCACACCCGCCCAACCCAGCAAGGACAGAGCCCAGGTCCCCTTGGCACCCACCCTGGGGCATTCCTGGCCCTTCATCCCCAATGAATACCCCTCACCATGACCACACTGTAACTCTGAGCTGGGCTTGCCAAGGCAGCTGTACCTGCGGGGGTCTCACACCCTCCACAGATATGATCTGCCTCATCCTGCTCTCCATGCCTCCCCCTCTTTCCCTGCGAGTGATGAGCACACACAGCCTCAGCTTAGTCACCAGGTGACCATTCTGCCCTTCCCACAGAGCGTGACGCTgtggctgtgccccagcccagtgccgaGCGGTGCTCGGAGGAGTGCGAGGCCGACTCGCAGTGTCCCTGGGGACAGAGGTGCACCCGCACCTCCTGCGGCCGTGTCTGCATGGATGCTCCTGGAGGTGAGGCACAGGAgacccagcgctgccccaggaGGCATGGGGTGCCTCAGCCAGGCGGTCAATGGCAGGGTGCTCTGccctgcaggcagaggaggagTGTGCCCAGTGCCCGGAGGTGGTGGGACCTGCCTGGACCTGTGCAGCCTCGATGAAGAGTGTCCCTGGGGCCACAAGTGCTGCAGCAATGGCTGCGGCCACGTCTGCACGCGGGTGCCTGCTGGTAAGGAACCTATGGCCACTGTAagggggacagcaccagggctAGCACCAGGTCATGCAGGATGCCAGCTGACCTGTATGAAGGGCACAGCATCACTGTGAGGCCAGttcccactgctgccccatTGCTCTGCTCCCATTTGCAGGGAGAGGGAAGTGATGCAGAGTGGGATGGAGCTCTCATGGAGCTGGCCAGCATGGCCACTGGTCCCTCACTCCTGCAGTCTTGTTGCTCCCAAAAAGCATATTCTCCTTTTCAGATGCTGCGTGATGggagagcagctcctctgcagcaggAAGTTAGGGGACACGGGACAGTCATGAGCCCCGGCTGgcctgtcccctccccaccaCCTCCAGCAATAAATTGTGTGCTTGACTGCCCCCAGCTGCCACATGTGGTCCTGGAGTGGCCTTGAAATCACCTGAAGCCTCCAGGGCCAGGAGGTTCAGCCGGAGTTGGTGGCACAGGACCAGAGAAGCAGTGCAGACACAGACCCGGGTcagggcagggtggggacaggCACCACCCCGGGCATCCATCGAGGCAGgagctcttcctcctcctttagtggcttcagctcccagTCAGGTCGTGTCGGCAGCTTGAAGGCTTGTCTGGGCTGGGAGCCCATCCGTGGCAAGGGGAGCTGCAGGGTGGTGGCTGGGTGAGCCCTGTCGTGCCATGCTGCTGGAGGCACCCACCGCCCAGTCCCCATGAGGGACGAGTGCCCAGAGGGACGGGCAGTGCCTTCtcctgccagcacaggcaggaagGACCAGACCCAGACGTGCTCATCCAGGGACCCGTCCTTGTATTGTCACAGTCCAAGGGGAGGGACAGGCTCCTTGGCTCAAGCACAAGGCATGGGAGGGGGCATCCATGCTGGCATGGACATATCTCCCTGTCCTTAGGCCAGTGAGCATCCCAGGCAAGCCACAGCCCCCAGCATGGCCACCCAGGCCCACAGCCCTCATTGCCACCAGCCCCATGGTCTCCCTGTAGGGTCGGGGATatggccaccagcagcagcttcccccaggcaggggctgtgcagaAGCCACCACTTCCTgggccagcactgccaggcacCTGGAACTGAGAGCTGGGACATCGGAAGAggggccaggagcagctgccatCTGTGGCCCATGGCCACACTGCTAGTTACTGACATGGGAACAGGCCTGGAAGCACTCGCCCTTGGTCTCAAAGTTGTTCCTGttgccgccgcagccgccgtaGATGAACTCCTCGCACTGCTGGCTGGAGGCATTGAAGAAGAAGCGGCGGAAGAGCGCCTTGCAGTTCCCACAGACTGAGGGCAGGTAGCAGAAGTCTGCACGATCCAAAGGGGACAGACTgagccagggcaggggggaCACATCACCACGCTCATCACTCTCACACCCTCAGACAGCCCTGCACAGTTCCTTTGTACTGCCAAACCCTTCgtgccagacacagctctgcaCCCACATGCCCACAGCCCCACACACCAGTAGCTTCCCCATAGCACAATGTGGCGACCCCCAGGGTCTGCAAGACACATCAAGAGCTCAGGAACACCCCAGGGACTTCCCAGTTTGCTACCCCATGTCAGCCAACACCCCTCCTGTCACCCACCCTTGTGAATGCCACTCCAGAGCCCCAACCACCACTGCGTCCTCACCCAGCACTGGCTCCTGGCATGTGTAGCCACACTTGCTGGGACAGCACTTGGTGACTCCACGGCAGTCGGCATCGTGGGTACAGTGCGAACAGGAGGCACCCATGTGGCAGGAGCCACAGTCCTTGTCCAGCAGGTCCTCCACCTCTGCGATGTGGTAGCAGTAGCCAGGCTTTACTGCAGGATACAGTGACCAGGACGCTGCTGAGAGGCACACAGCAGTGGCCACAGCAGCCCCCCAGTGCCCCGGGCTCAGACCCCAAGCTCCCACAGTCTCACACCTGTAGGCACCTGGCATCACATGGGGCAATGGTAAGCACCAGGCAACAGTGGCACCCAGAGTATCCCCATTCCAGTGGCACCCAGAGTATCCCCACTCCAGTGGCACCCAGAGTATCCCTATTCCCAGGCCATGACCCAGCCACACTCACCCATCCCCAGCTCCTTTTGTCCAGTTGcgtgcggggccgggctggaCCGCTTGGCtaggggcagcagggcagcaagGAGGAGAAGACAGCCAGGTGGCAGCTCCATGGTGCCCTGGATGGCCAGGTCTGGCCCTGGGTGTGGTGGGCTGGGATTTAAGGTGTGCAGGCGGGGcggagggagcagggctggtgcctaAACCAAGCTCATACCTGCCATGCAGGTAATGAGCCACACCCGGGCAGGGCCTGGTCTCCCTGGTGGCATCCTAGCCACAGCCCTCGAGCTGGGGGGACCGGTAGGACAGgacagctgtgccagcacagccctcagGGAGCCCAGCCGGGTGGCAGCAGCATacccaggctgggctggtgACAGCACCAGCGGCTGCCATAGCCTCCTGGGGACaagcctgtgctggggacagacgTGGGAGGTTGGCACTGGCCTTTCCATTGCCAGGGATCATGACAGTGCCATGCCAGGGCATGGAAAGCTGCCAGCTCTGGTGCAGCCATcagccagggaagggctggggcaCGGCACACTGCAGCACCGCTCTCCCTGCGCTCCCTGTGGTGCAAGTCCTGAGGAAAGGCTGTGCCAGAGGTGCATCCCTTCATCGCTTTCTCCCTCATGTCTAACAGAGAgcatccctggcaggagggcccaagcacagggctgagccttTGGGTACCACCTCGCTGCCTACCATTGTGGCTGTGGAAGGCAGGTCCCACTGATGCTCCCATCCATTCCCATCCTGTCCTTTTGAATGCAGGTCCCACTGATGCTCCCATCCATTCCCATCCTGTCCTTTTGCCACCTCCTTCATCACCCTCTCTTGGTTCTTCACCCACGCTGCTCCCGCGGAACACCAGAGCGGAGCCGCGTGTGTCCTGTGCCCTCCGGCAgccccctgctcctggcagcaggcTGGGGGTCCGGGGGCTGCTTCGTGCCTGGGTGGCCCCCGGGGCTGGGACACGGCTCGCAGCCGGCTCAGCTTCCAGGCGAGGGGCCGGGCCCACGGCAGCGCACGGCCCCGGGCGCTGAGCTGGGAGGCACCCGCAGGTACCCGTGGGTGGGCGTGGGGTGAAACCTGCCAAAGCAGGGAGAAACACATTAAGATGTTCCCATTCAGCAAGAATAATTGTTATCCTAATTACTGCCGTAATTACTGTCCCAAGGGGGAAGCGGAGGGCGAGGAAAGCTCCGTGGGGAGGAGCCAGGAAAGTCGGAGTCGGGGTGGGGTGTGGAGGGCGGTGCTGCCcccgcccgcgccccccgcccacGCCCCGCCgcagcttttcctgctcctgcgAAGCCCCGGGATGAGGGGCTGGCAGTGTCCCCGGCACGGGACACAGTGATGCGGCCAGGCCTGAGCAGGGGTGAGGGCAAATCCGGAGGGACGTGCCGGAGTTGGTCGGGGATGCAGAGACAAGCTGGGCAACGGGAAAGATACCCTTGTACCCTCGGTGGCCGCAGCGCCAAAATCCACCAGGGCTGAATTTTTCGTGCTGTGTCCCCGGGGAATGGCAGCGGCCGGGTGATCACTGGCCGAACTGATGGCGTCTTCCAGAGCAGCCCCGCCTGTCCCTGCGCCGGCAGTAACAGcatggccaggctgggacaACACCACGGTGGATGCAGGGACGGTCCCAGCGATGAGTGAGCGCTGCTCCCAGGTAGATGTTGAGGCTTCACATGACGGAAAACCACTCCCAGAGGAGGACCTGTGTCGTAcccccttgtcctgccctgacCCCAGGGACCCGCAGGGTAAGCAGTGGGTGCAGCCATGAGGGCAGAGCCACCAGCCATCCCTTCTCTATGGGAAAGCAGTGACCGGGGTGCCCAGGGAACACCCAGGAATGCGGCACCTCCCAGGAATGCGGcacccagcagggacagggacagggacagggacagggacagggacagaggtggAGCTGTGCCACGGGGCTGATGTTCctggccaggcaggagctgtgccgaggggctgagcaggagcagagggagcctgGACTGCACACATACGTGTCCACACCTGGCTCCCACGTGTGCACACGCACTCACACACGTGCAGAGTGCGCGAACCCTCCCGCCTCTCCCCGGGACGGGCACTCCCGGAAGGCACCGTCAGGGAAAGCCCCGGCAGCCGCGGTGGATCCTGTCCTTGCGACACCGCAGTGCCCAGGGTGGCCATTCCCGTGAAGGGACAGGGGCAGCTTGAGCCCCGTGTGACGGGATCTGAGCAGCCACTCAGCCTGCGGACCTGTTGCTCCAGCCCTGCGGTGCCGGTGCCCACACAGAGCCCCCAcgccctgtccccagcagcaggaccccctggccctgcacctttcctgctctccatgTGCTGGGCCAGCTGGGCAGCGGCTTCCCGAGAgatgcagggctgaggggctgctggcagcatgGGGCTGTGGACCGTGTCCGGTCACAGGACGTCCCTCGGGAACCAGTGATTGTTCCCAGAGGCAGAACAATGCCAGGACAGCTGCCAGGGCACCACGGGCTGCTCCAcagcgcccggccccgggagccTCCTCCACTGTTTCACCAGGCCAGCCCCAAGTGGGATCCCCCgggctttgctgctgcctgccccgtgcctgtctctgcagccaggagctgcactggcTGCTCTTCGCTTGTGGCACAGTGTGGCTCTCTTGGGGCTGCACGGAGCCCAGCACCAAGCAGCAGAACCTCCCTGCATCTCCCGAGGCttgtccagcccagctgccccacgGGAGGGAGGGGACGGGAGGGTTCACGCTCGGATGGAGCGTGTCAGGTGCTGGGGCATGGGCCAGGTCATGGGCACCAACCTTCTGCCCCAGGAGGATTTAAAGCCTTGCCTGTGCCCAGAAAGGCAGCCCCCACGCTGCCCATCCGTGCCATGCggctgctgtcgctgctcctgctcctggggctctgctgcctctgggccAGGCTGGTCTCCCCAGGTGAGTGTGGGTGGGCACGGGAGGGCACGAGTGGGCATAGGTGGATGCAGTGGAAcagtgctgcaggaggatttgcaGCCATGGGCACAGAGACCACTGTGACCATGGCTGGAGTGCAGCATCCCACCTGTGCCATCTCCCCTACATCTCTGCATGCTGCAGAAATTACCACCAAACCCCCTCACAGCTCCCCGGGAGAGCTGTCTGGGGTCTCTGCAGCCCTCATCCCCAGGGTCCCACTGTGGGGCTGACGGATGTGGCCAGTCATGCTACAGAGTGAGGGTCTGAACATGGATTCCTGTCTTTCCCAGAATTCACCTAGCCCCCACCTGGACCTGGACCTGGACCAAGGACCCAGTCCCTGCAGCCAACCCACACCAGCCAGCCAGACAACAGCTGGACAGCTGGACAGCCAGCCATGGAGGGCTCCATCAGCTGCTGGATAATCACCCAGCCTCCCAATCCCacctcagcaccctcagctcTGTGCTTACCATAGGGGTCTCTGTGCCCCCCACCTCCCAGTAAACCCTGTCTGTGATGAACAATGTCTGGCTCCTGCTGCATTTGTCTCTGGGTGAGCCCCCAACATCTTCTGAGAGACCTTCAGTCCCTGTGGGAGGGATGGGACCCCTGGTCAAGCTCTTGGAGGATGCTTGGGGAGCCTCAGGGAGCTGAGGCCACACACCCTGGGTGTGTGGGTCCTGGGTGGGAGAGTGCCTGGGGTTGTCTTTGGGGGTCTCCCACAGGGAACAGAAGCATTTTGCTGTGTAGAGGGCCCTGCTGAGCCCaccctgggcaggagcagcaccagagggtccctgtgcagggatggggtggggcAGCCACGATGatctggctgtgccaggcactgacCAAGGACAGCTTGTCACACCCAGCCAGTGGCCAGTGTGGGGCTTATTGGGAAAGAGAAGGTCCTGCCCAAAACACCACTGGTGCCCAGGACCAGTCCTGGTAGAGTGAGGCAGAGGCCCCTGCTCCCACACTGTGGGCTCTCCTCAGCTCACATGTTCCATGTACACCTTCTGGCATAAGTCAACAAGTGTAATCACTGTAACCgtcgtcatcatcatcatcatcattggTGTTAAAAAATTTGACACCAGGCTCTCATCTCCATCAGATATATTTATTGGCACAGATCAATCATGTAATCTGGTAGCTTGAGCTGCGGTCTCCAAAGGAGAACCCCAAACAAAGAAATCTCTGGGCAATTATACCCTTAGAGTGTAAACTCCCCATCCCTCACTGACAGTCCAGATCAAGAGTATTGTTAGGCTCTGGAGTCTTCTCACTCTTCATTCCCTCACTGCTTTGTTACCAAGGCTGCCATGTGATCATTTTCACACCTCTGAGGTCAGTTTTGGTGGGGGTTTCACTCAGTTCTGTGGTCCATGTTACAATATGGTTGTCACAGTTCATACACAATGATCTATGGGCTGCCACTTCAGctattaatttttaagtaaCATTTAAGCTACAGCTTTGTCTATTCTAGTATTAATGTTCAGATTGTCAGCCCTGGGTTTCATTACTCTCTGTCTTTTACCTGCACAACACACCCAATACAGTTCAGATAAAGTTCACCTTGCACTTAACAGGTCCAGCTCCTGATATGAAACAAGCACTCAGCTACTTTCAAATAATAGAAAATTTTCAACAGTCATGATCACCACAGTCACCACAGCAGACACCAGGTTTGGCCTTTCAGAACATCAAAACCCAGATGTTTTCATTACCATCTCTAACTGCAAAGCAAGTGGCTGACATACACTTCTTGCCAACAGTGCTTCTTGCCCAGGGGCCATGAATTAACCTGGGTGATTTGCTTTTGGCACTTGTTCTGTTTACCCCAGTAACTTTAACTCTTCGCTGACTAGGTTGAACACTCAACAACATTCTGTTGTGTTAAAATTGAATCTTGTGCTCCCATGTCTGTTAAAAATTGCATTAATTTTTGTCCAATAGCATCAGAATGTCTGGACCATTATTAGGTCTGCCTTAATAGGATTTCAATTGCCAGATTTCAGTCTGGCCTGGCTTACAGCCATAGTGCGCTTCCAGATCAGTCATCTAAATCAAATCAAATGGGACTCTTTGGAGTATAATTTCCCATTCTATCCTAAGGTCCACTggtttcttctgtttctctaaAGAGTCTGGTTTCATATTCAGGGGGATTTGAAGGAAACAAAGAATCATCTTTTCCAGGTTCACTGTGGTCAGGGCTGCCCTAAATCCTTCCAATCTCATTCTTCAGGGGATAGCAGTTAGTTTTCTAATCTATACAATGTCAGAGGACAGGGAGTTCACATAAATATAACTTCAATCT
It contains:
- the LOC110479792 gene encoding uncharacterized protein LOC110479792 is translated as MHSIPSSTMSPGVFLLLGLLILRAEPSVTPDKGGDSQKPGQCPRDFMRCLRLESPLCANDSSCPAALKCCHWECRLRCIPPAEEKPGACPAAAPEGLIAPCSFPCLEDKDCLGAQKCCPLGCGSACLEPAQDQPKPSEGPTVQPASLRERCRGDSDCPDAQKCCNSSCGHHCLPGVPAEDTSPAPVTQRPLQHLWGCLKDEDCPPAHVCCHQLCTRHCVAASQGKDGFCPVHAGLFPSYDCRAWCWHDGECPREEKCCLRGCDYVCLPPSREKPGICPLAEEAPLAPCGTTCTKDWQCPGAEKCCSSSRCGYVCSAPEPEKPGVCPKVRPQHASEPCMEMDSCTHDRDCSRQEKCCFSGCAMRCTRPAQEHPGECPRAGPCWDLRRQRGSQCLDDSVCRREEKCCDTGCGRECVAVPRDSGDKADGRCVEECQADSQCPWGQRCTSIGCGHVCMEIPGGRVGVCPIPREGGTCLDLCDFDEQCPWGHKCCSNGCGHICTPASLQERDAVAVPQPSAERCSEECEADSQCPWGQRCTRTSCGRVCMDAPGGRGGVCPVPGGGGTCLDLCSLDEECPWGHKCCSNGCGHVCTRVPADAA